DNA from Diaphorobacter limosus:
CGCACTCCACCCTTCCGACGTTTGGAGCTTTCATGAAATCAATCGCTGTCATCGGCGGTGGCATCACCGGCGTTACCTCGGCCTACGCGCTTGCCAGGCGCGGCTTTTCCGTCACCCTGTTCGAGCAGCATCGCTATGCGGCGATGGACACCTCGTTTGCCAATGGCGGCCAGCTGTCTGCCTCGAATGCCGAGGTCTGGACGCACGGCTCGACCATCCTCAAGGGCCTGAAGTGGATGTTGCGCGGCGATGCGCCGCTGCTGGTCAACCCGCGCCCGACCTGGCACAAGCTGTCGTGGTTTGCCGAGTTCATTGCCCACATACCGAAATATCGAGAGAACACCATTGCCACGGCACGCATGGCGATTGCCGCGCGCCAGCACCTGTTTGCCTGGGCCGAGGCCGAGGGCGTGGAGTTCGATCTGAAAAAGCAGGGCATCCTGCACATCTACCGTGATCGCAAAGGCTTTGATCATGCGGGCCAGGTCTCCAGGCTGCTGGCCGCCGGTGGACTGGAGCGGCGTGCCGTGACGCCCGAGGAAATGCGGCAGATCGAACCCACGCTGGCGGGCGATTTCTTTGGTGGCTACTTCACCGAGAGCGACTCCACCGGCGACATCCACAAGTTCACCACCGGCCTGGCTGCGGCGTTTGAACGCCATGGTGGGCGCTGCCTGTTTGGCGCGCTGGTCAAGGGCGTGGCCAGCAATAGCGGGGGCGCAACCGTTGACTTCGAGTGCGACGGCGTCACGGAGCGCCGGCATTTCGACGCCATGGTCGTCTGTGCAGGCATTGGCAGCCGTGCGCTGGCCACGCAGCTGGGTGACCGCATCAACATCTACCCGGTCAAGGGCTATTCCATCACCGTCAATCTTCTGGATCAACCGAGCCAGCAGGCCGCGCCCACCGTGAGCCTGCTCGATGATGAGACCAAGCTGGTCACCAGCCGCCTGGGACAGGATCGGTTCCGGGTGGCTGGCACCGCGGAGTTCAATGGCGCCAATCGCGATATTCGCGCCGACCGCATCCAGCCGCTGATCAACTGGGTGAACCAGTGCTTTCCGGATGTCAGCACGCGCCAGGTCGTACCCTGGGCCGGCTTGCGTCCCATGACGCCGAGCATGCTGCCGCGCGTGGGCCCGGGCGCCCGGCCGAACGTGTTCTACAACACCGGCCATGGCCACCTGGGCTGGACGCTGTCGGCCGCGACGGCGGACATGCTGGCCGACATGGTGTGCGCCGCAAGCCGTGCGCGCAGCGCCAGCGTGGTGGCCGTGGGCCAGGCGCCGCTGGCGCAGGAGGGCTAGTCTTTTATCAGTGCAGGGTCAATGCACCTGCGCTCTTGCTCTTGCCGGCGCGTGCCGGCGGGTTGCACAGGCCGCAGGTGTAGTGGCGGTTCTCGTACAGCTCGGTGACGAACTGGCCGCTGCACTGCGAGCATTTGGTGCGCGTGAGCATGCCGGCATCGACGAACTTGATCAGGCGCCAGGCGCGCGTGAAGGACAGCAGGGGCTCGATCTCGGCGGCCGCCACCTGCTCGTTGTACAGGCGGTAGGCCTTGGTCAGCAGCTCCACGCTGTCCAGGCTCACGCCCTTGGACAGGTACTCGTAGATGTTCAGGAACAGCGAGCTGTGGATGTTCTCCTGCCAGGTCAGGAACCAGTCGGTGGAAAACGGCAGCTGGCCCTTGGAGGGCGACTTGCCCGCGATCTCCTTGTACAGGCGGATCAGGCGCTCGTACGACAGCGTGGTCTCGGACTCCAGCACCTGCATGCGGGCGCCCATCTCGATCAACATGGCGGCGCGTTCGATTTGCTTGGACTCGTTGAGGACGCTCTTGACGGGTGCGGACATGGCGGGCTTTCGTTGGCTTGGGGGCGGTGCAGGGGGGCTTGGCTCAGAGCACTTCGGAGACACGGCTGGCCATCAGGATGTTGGCGTGCAGCGTGTTCGTGGCCTCGTTGATCGACTTGCGCGGCGTGTTGTGGTTGGTCAGCAAGCTCCACACCAGGTCGTCGTCCACGCGGAAGCCGCACAGCAGCGTGTTGCGCGAGGCCAGCTTGAGCACCTGGGCCGCGGACAGCGATGCCAGAATGTCGGCCGCATCTTCGTTGATGCCCAGACGGAACACGGCTTCGGCCTTGTCCTGGCGGATCAGGGTCTGGGCCAGCATCAGGTAAGTGAGGTTGGCTTCGCGGATTTCGGCGAGAAGTTGTTCGGAGGTCATGGGTCAATCCTTTCCAGTGGTGGATCGCTTGCAACTGGTTGCATGTGTTGCGTGATCCGTTGAAATGGATTGTGAAACCCGGCCAAAAGAAAATGAAGTCGGGGTTCGGCGCTGCGTGCCGTCCGCTTGTCTGACGCCCTTTGTAGGAGTTTGCCTTACATCGCTGTCGGCATGCGGGCGTAAAAAAACGGGCCGCAGCCCGTTGTGTAGTGAGGCAGGTTCGGTGTCAGTCGGCATCGCCCATTTGCGACTGCAGGTAGTTGTGCAGGCCCACCTTGTCCACGAGCTCGATCTGCGTTTCCAGAAAATCGATGTGCTCCTCGGTGTCCTCCAGAATGTCCTGCAGCAGGTCGCGCGAGACATAGTCGCGCACCGACTCGCAGTAGGCGATGCCCTCCTTGATGGTGGTCTGTGCGCCGCGCTCCGCGCGCAGGTCACATTCCAGGATCTCGGGCACATCCTCTCCGATCTGCAATTTCGCCAGGTCTTGTAGATTGGGCAGACCGTCGAGCATGAAGATGCGCTCCATCAGCTTGTCGGCATGCTTCATCTCACCGATCGACTCCTCGTACTCCTTCTTCGCCAGCCTGTCGAAACCCCAGTGCTTGAGCATGCGGTAATGCACGTAGTACTGGTTGATCGCGGTGAGTTCGTTCTTGAGCTGGGCCTGCAGGTGGGCAATGGCTTGTGCGTCGCCTTTCATGGGGGGGGCTCCTGGTTGTCGGGGGAAGAGCCACATTGTGATCCACTTCGCATGGGCCTGGAGACATGCGGGCCGGAATGTGTGCCGGGGAACTTTTATAGATTTGAACAATCAAACCAATGAATTCAATTGATTGGATTGATTGTCGCCAAGCAACTAGACTTCAGTCCGTTATCACTTCCAACCCAACCGAAAGGAAACAACGATGTCCCTGATCAACACGCAAGTTCAACCCTTCAAGACCACCGCCTTCGTCAACCGTGGCGGCAAAGGCGAATTCATCGAAGTCACCGAAGCCAGCCTCAAGGGCAAGTGGTCGGTGCTGATCTTCATGCCCGCGGCCTTCACCTTCAACTGCCCGACCGAGATCGAGGACGCAGCCGAGCATTACGTCGAGTTCCAGAAGGCCGGCGCCGAGGTCTACATCGTCACCACCGACACGCATTTCTCGCACAAGGTCTGGCACGAGACGTCGGATGCCGTGCGCAAGGCCCATTTCCCGCTGGTGGGCGACCCCACGCACCAGCTGACCAACGCCTTTGGCGTGCATATTGCCGAAGAAGGATTGGCGCTGCGCGGCACCTTTGTGGTCAACCCCGACGGCGTGATCAAGACCATGGAAGTGCATTCCAACGAAATCGCCCGTGACGTGGCAGAAACCCTGCGCAAGCTCAAGGCGGCCCAGTTCACTGCAGCGCATCCTGACCAGGTGTGCCCGGCCAAGTGGAAGGAAGGCGCCAAGACGCTGACGCCGTCGCTGGATCTGGTCGGCAAGATCTAAGCCGCCGCCCGCACAGCCGGACAGATGTGGGGCGCATGCGCCCTGCCGTCCGGCTTTTTCACGCCCTGAACTTCTAGAACACATAAAGGAATCCACCATGCTTGACGACAACCTGAAAACCCAACTCGCCACCTATCTGGAGCGCGTGACGCAGCCGTTCGAGATGGTGGCTTCCCTGGACGACGGCGACACCTCGCGCGAGATGCGCGAGCTGCTGACGACGATTCAATCCCTGCGCAGCGACAAGATCACGCTGCGCACCGACGGCCAGGACGCACGCAAGCCCTCGTTCACGCTGCAGCGCATCGGAAGTGATAGCAGCCTGCGCTTTGCTGGCCTGCCTTTGGGCCATGAATTTACCTCGTTGGTGCTGGCTCTGCTGTGGACCGGCGGCCACCCGCCCAAGGTCGAGCAAGACCTGATCGAACAGGTGCAGCAGCTCGACGGCGACTTCAATTTCGAGGTCTACATGAGCCTGTCCTGCCACAACTGCCCCGACGTGGTGCAGGCGCTGTCGCTGATGGCCATCCTGAACCCGAAGATCAAGACCACGGTGATCGAGGGCGGCGCCTTCGAGAAGGAAGTCACCGAGCGCGAGGTCATGGCCGTGCCCATGGTCTATTTGAATGGCGCGGTGTTCGGCGCCGGCCGCATGGAGCTGGCCGAGATCGTCGCCAAGCTCGACACCGGCGCGGCAAAGCGCGAGGCCGCCAAGCTCGACGCCAAGCAGGCGTTCGACGTGCTCATCGTCGGCGGTGGCCCGGCCGGCGCGGCGGCGGCCGTGTACGCGGCGCGCAAGGGCATTCGCACGGGTCTGGCGGCCGAGCGCCTGGGCGGCCAGGTGAACGACACGCTCGATATCGACAACTACATCTCGATCTCGCACACCGAGGGCCCGCAGTTCGCCGCGGCGCTGGAGCGCCATGTGCGCGACTACGAGGTCGATGTGATGAACCTGCAGCGCGCCAAGGCCTTGAGGCCGGCCGCCGCAGTGGGTGGCCTGATCGAGGTCGAGATGGACAACGGCGCGGTGCTGAAAGCCAAAACCGTGATCCTCTCGACCGGCGCACGCTGGCGCAACATGAACGTGCCCGGCGAGGACCAGTACCGGACCAAGGGCGTGGCCTACTGCCCGCATTGCGACGGCCCGCTCTACAAGGGCAAGCGCGTGGCGGTGATCGGCGGCGGCAACTCCGGCGTCGAGGCGGCCATCGACCTGGCCGGCCTGGTCGAGCATGTGACGGTGTTCGAATTCATGCCGCAGATGAAGGCCGACGCCGTGCTGCAGAAAAAGCTGGCGAGCCTGCCCAACGTCGAGGTCATCCTGAACGCCCAGACCACCGAGGTGCTGGGCGACGGAAGCAAGGTCACCGGCCTGGCCTACAAGGACCGCGCGACCGACGAGG
Protein-coding regions in this window:
- a CDS encoding D-amino acid dehydrogenase, with the protein product MKSIAVIGGGITGVTSAYALARRGFSVTLFEQHRYAAMDTSFANGGQLSASNAEVWTHGSTILKGLKWMLRGDAPLLVNPRPTWHKLSWFAEFIAHIPKYRENTIATARMAIAARQHLFAWAEAEGVEFDLKKQGILHIYRDRKGFDHAGQVSRLLAAGGLERRAVTPEEMRQIEPTLAGDFFGGYFTESDSTGDIHKFTTGLAAAFERHGGRCLFGALVKGVASNSGGATVDFECDGVTERRHFDAMVVCAGIGSRALATQLGDRINIYPVKGYSITVNLLDQPSQQAAPTVSLLDDETKLVTSRLGQDRFRVAGTAEFNGANRDIRADRIQPLINWVNQCFPDVSTRQVVPWAGLRPMTPSMLPRVGPGARPNVFYNTGHGHLGWTLSAATADMLADMVCAASRARSASVVAVGQAPLAQEG
- the flhC gene encoding flagellar transcriptional regulator FlhC, translating into MSAPVKSVLNESKQIERAAMLIEMGARMQVLESETTLSYERLIRLYKEIAGKSPSKGQLPFSTDWFLTWQENIHSSLFLNIYEYLSKGVSLDSVELLTKAYRLYNEQVAAAEIEPLLSFTRAWRLIKFVDAGMLTRTKCSQCSGQFVTELYENRHYTCGLCNPPARAGKSKSAGALTLH
- the flhD gene encoding flagellar transcriptional regulator FlhD, translated to MTSEQLLAEIREANLTYLMLAQTLIRQDKAEAVFRLGINEDAADILASLSAAQVLKLASRNTLLCGFRVDDDLVWSLLTNHNTPRKSINEATNTLHANILMASRVSEVL
- the bfr gene encoding bacterioferritin; translated protein: MKGDAQAIAHLQAQLKNELTAINQYYVHYRMLKHWGFDRLAKKEYEESIGEMKHADKLMERIFMLDGLPNLQDLAKLQIGEDVPEILECDLRAERGAQTTIKEGIAYCESVRDYVSRDLLQDILEDTEEHIDFLETQIELVDKVGLHNYLQSQMGDAD
- the ahpC gene encoding alkyl hydroperoxide reductase subunit C, with protein sequence MSLINTQVQPFKTTAFVNRGGKGEFIEVTEASLKGKWSVLIFMPAAFTFNCPTEIEDAAEHYVEFQKAGAEVYIVTTDTHFSHKVWHETSDAVRKAHFPLVGDPTHQLTNAFGVHIAEEGLALRGTFVVNPDGVIKTMEVHSNEIARDVAETLRKLKAAQFTAAHPDQVCPAKWKEGAKTLTPSLDLVGKI
- the ahpF gene encoding alkyl hydroperoxide reductase subunit F; translation: MLDDNLKTQLATYLERVTQPFEMVASLDDGDTSREMRELLTTIQSLRSDKITLRTDGQDARKPSFTLQRIGSDSSLRFAGLPLGHEFTSLVLALLWTGGHPPKVEQDLIEQVQQLDGDFNFEVYMSLSCHNCPDVVQALSLMAILNPKIKTTVIEGGAFEKEVTEREVMAVPMVYLNGAVFGAGRMELAEIVAKLDTGAAKREAAKLDAKQAFDVLIVGGGPAGAAAAVYAARKGIRTGLAAERLGGQVNDTLDIDNYISISHTEGPQFAAALERHVRDYEVDVMNLQRAKALRPAAAVGGLIEVEMDNGAVLKAKTVILSTGARWRNMNVPGEDQYRTKGVAYCPHCDGPLYKGKRVAVIGGGNSGVEAAIDLAGLVEHVTVFEFMPQMKADAVLQKKLASLPNVEVILNAQTTEVLGDGSKVTGLAYKDRATDEAKQVELAGIFVQIGLLPNTDWLKGAVELSKFGEIVIDAKGQTSAPGVFAAGDCTTVPYKQIVIAAGAGATAALSAFDHLIRTSA